In Oryza sativa Japonica Group chromosome 2, ASM3414082v1, the following are encoded in one genomic region:
- the LOC4328138 gene encoding uncharacterized protein, translating into MATPPPAAAVALADLLESGTFAPPSPPRPPAPTTILSAWSHLRNPTSPAAADALAALETLHLHRRSLRLSSAHVALLLPLLPLHPRLVSPLLATSPHLLPPSLPASLPVSPRLLLLGALASSRSAKSLSSHANSGSTAAENLGGGGGESGDGHDSDPVVAVARILDDMEKGSESCHDLDHLALAGIGCVLASADELQFRRIIGSLLTICGRIGSLSVGVRMLKLVEWLLLGFIESRKMRKVQVLFEMISPESCQSQGYVMSPVVMVACGALRALRVASARYRLDFDPRLKEAPERTIRFAAEKAVLEGKHVDDRRLLLQCVALGLTQCGQVTPHESVLRCVCMALLEELLPLPDLLKMSVQCPDGNSPEIVKNRVKQHLDSVLFKEAGPVAGILCNQYSFASDKAKTSVETCVWEYAQVLYCHLRAAVILHQGKQDDLITDIEKIAEAAFLMVVVFSAEVTKHRLNAKSSEGFQPDVAVKILVSFSCLEHLRRLRLPEYTEAVRRAVLVNQENAAVAALFIESIPSYAELTSKPDLLTLDGTRYIWHGDVVQTSRILFYLRVIPTCISLIPAHMIQDKLASIMFLYIQHSNEKVTRASHSVVVSFLSSGNDTDPDDRMALKEQLAFYYIKRTLEAYPGVTPFEGLASGVAALARHLPAGSPATLFCIHNLVVKAKDLCHTSMVEDKSLWRSWEGSTEPCKKILDLLLRLIFLVDIQSFPYLLKELAEFVSLLPKEGQDVLLDDMHAHVAESDDVTRKPVLVSWLQSLSYISSQATRHKSLDNVGSDELNLNRTMARL; encoded by the exons atggcgacgccgccgccggccgccgccgtggccctcGCCGACCTCCTCGAGTCCGGCACCttcgcgccaccgtcgccgcctcgaccCCCCGCCCCGACCACCATCCTCTCCGCGTGGTCGCACCTCCGCAACcccacctcccccgccgccgccgacgccctcgccgccctggagaccctccacctccaccgccgctcgctccgcctctcctccgcccacgtcgcgctcctcctcccgctGCTCCCGCTCCACCCGCGCCTCGTCTCGCCGCTGCTCGCCACCAGCCCGCACCTCCTCCCGCCGTCTCTCCCCGCCTCTCTCCCCGTCtcacctcgcctcctcctcctcggcgcactCGCCTCCTCTAGGAGTGCTAAGAGCCTCTCCAGCCATGCCAATTCGGGGAGCACAGCAGCAGAgaatctcggcggcggcggcggcgagtccgGCGATGGCCATGATAGCGATCCTGTTGTGGCTGTAGCTCGCATTCTTGATGACATGGAGAAGGGGAGCGAGAGCTGCCATGATCTTGATCACCTGGCTCTTGCTGGTATTGGTTGCGTGTTGGCATCTGCTGATGAGCTGCAGTTTAGAAGAATTATTGGATCCTTGCTTACGATTTGCGGGAGGATCGGGAGCCTGTCTGTTGGTGTTAGGATGCTTAAGCTGGTGGAGTGGTTGTTGCTGGGCTTCATTGAGTCGAGGAAGATGCGCAAAGTTCAGGTTCTATTCGAGATGATTTCACCGGAGTCGTGTCAGAGCCAGGGCTATGTTATGTCTCCGGTGGTGATGGTAGCTTGTGGTGCCCTGAGGGCATTGAGGGTTGCTTCAGCGAGATACCGGCTGGATTTTGATCCACGGTTGAAGGAGGCGCCTGAGCGGACTATCCGATTTGCAGCTGAGAAGGCAGTTTTAGAAGGGAAACACGTCGATGATAGGCGTTTACTTCTTCAATGTGTTGCATTGGGCTTGACGCAGTGTGGGCAGGTCACTCCTCATGAGTCAGTGTTGCGTTGTGTCTGTATGGCGCTACTGGAGGAGCTTCTTCCTCTGCCAGATTTGCTCAAGATGTCTGTGCAATGTCCAGATGGGAATTCACCTGAAATTGTCAAGAATCGGGTGAAGCAACATCTGGATAGTGTGCTTTTCAAGGAGGCTGGACCTGTTGCTGGAATTCTCTGTAATCAGTATTCATTTGCCAGTGATAAGGCTAAAACTTCTGTTGAAACGTGTGTATGGGAATATGCACAAGTGCTGTATTGTCATCTTCGTGCAGCAGTAATTTTGCATCAGGGGAAGCAGGATGATTTGATCACAGATATTGAGAAGATCGCCGAGGCTGCATTCCTTATGGTTGTAGTCTTTTCAGCCGAGGTCACTAAGCACAGGTTGAATGCTAAGTCCTCAGAGGGATTCCAACCAGATGTTGCTGTTAAGATCTTGGTGTCCTTCTCTTGTTTGGAACATCTGCGACGCTTGCGCCTTCCTGAGTACACTGAGGCAGTCCGGCGTGCTGTTCTTGTCAATCAGGAAAATGCGGCAGTTGCTGCTTTGTTCATTGAGTCAATTCCTTCTTATGCTGAATTGACAAGTAAACCAG ATTTATTAACCTTGGATGGAACAAGATATATCTGGCACGGAGATGTGGTTCAGACATCACGCATATTGTTTTATCTGCGGGTTATACCAACTTGCATTAGCCTCATTCCAGCCCACATGATTCAGGACAAGTTAGCTTCGATCATGTTCTT ATACATACAGCATTCAAATGAGAAAGTAACACGTGCCTCACACTCAGTGGTGGTATCTTTCTTGTCATCCGGCAATGATACTGATCCGGATGATCGAATGGCTTTGAAAGAACAACTTGCTTTTTACTATATCAAGAGAACTTTGGAG GCCTATCCTGGGGTAACTCCCTTTGAAGGATTAGCATCaggagttgcagcactcgcccgaCATCTTCCTGCTGGGAGTCCAGCCACTCTTTTCTGTATCCATAACCTTGTTGTCAAGGCTAAAGATCTTTGCCATACCTCAATGGTAGAGGACAAATCCTTGTGGAGGTCATGGGAAGGTAGCACAGAACCTTGTAAGAAAATATTAGACCTGTTGCTGCGGCTCATCTTCCTCGTGGATATTCAG TCATTCCCTTATCTGCTGAAGGAGCTGGCGGAATTCGTCAGTCTGCTACCGAAGGAAGGTCAGGATGTGCTCCTTGACGACATGCATGCTCATGTTGCAGAATCTGATGATGTCACACGGAAGCCGGTACTTGTCTCTTGGTTGCAGTCCCTCTCCTACATAAGCTCACAAGCTACCCGTCATAAATCTCTCGATAATGTAGGAAGCGATGAACTAAACCTGAACAGAACTATGGCAAGGTTGTGA
- the LOC4328139 gene encoding NADP-dependent D-sorbitol-6-phosphate dehydrogenase, with translation MAAAQGSGVPAALALSSGHTMPSVGLGVWRMDSPAIRDLIHSALRIGYRHFDCAADYQNEAEVGDALAEAFQTGLVKREDLFITTKLWNSDHGHVVEACKDSLKKLRLDYLDLYLIHFPVATRHTGVGTTASALGDDGVLDIDTTISLETTWHAMEDLVSMGLVRSIGISNYDIFLTRDCLAYAKIKPAVNQIETHPYFQRDCLVKFCQKHGILVTAHTPLGGSTANTEWFGSVSCLDDPVIKSLAEKYGKTPAQLVLRWGLQRNTVVIPKTSKEERLQENFAVFDFAISDEDMEKMRSIDRKYRTNQPAKFWGIDLFA, from the exons atggcggcggcgcaggggagCGGAGtgccggcggcgctggcgctgaGCAGCGGCCACACGATGCCGTCGGTGGGGTTGGGCGTGTGGCGGATGGACTCCCCCGCCATCCGCGACCTCATCCACTCCGCACTCCGCATCGGCTACCGCCACTTCGACTGCGCCG CTGATTACCAAAACGAGGCTGAAGTTGGGGATGCACTTGCAGAGGCATTCCAAACTGGACTTGTCAAGAGGGAGGATCTTTTCATCACAACCAAG TTGTGGAACTCAGATCATGGGCATGTGGTTGAAGCATGTAAGGATAGCTTGAAAAAGTTGCGGCTAGATTATCTAGATCTCTACCTTATCCACTTCCCAGTAGCTACCCGTCATACTG GAGTTGGTACGACTGCTAGTGCTCTTGGTGATGATGGTGTGCTAGACATTGATACCACTATCTCATTGGAGACAACATGGCACGCTATGGAGGATCTTGTTTCCATGGGACTGGTTCGCAGCATTGGGATTAG CAACTATGACATATTCCTTACCAGAGATTGTTTGGCTTATGCTAAGATAAAGCCCGCAGTGAATCAAATCGAGACACATCCCTACTTCCAGCGCGACTGTCTTGTCAAGTTCTGCCAGAAGCATGGGATCTTAGTCACTGCCCATACCCCTCTGGGTGGCTCCACTGCCAATACTGAGTGGTTTGGGTCCGTCTCATGCCTCGACGACCCTGTCATCAAG TCTCTGGCTGAGAAATATGGCAAGACACCGGCGCAGCTGGTGCTCCGGTGGGGGCTTCAGAGGAACACAGTGGTGATCCCCAAGACATCCAAGGAGGAGAGATTGCAGGAGAACTTTGCGGTCTTCGATTTCGCCATCTCCGACGAGGACATGGAGAAGATGAGATCCATCGACCGGAAGTACCGCACCAACCAGCCTGCCAAGTTCTGGGGAATCGACCTGTTTGCTTGA
- the LOC4328140 gene encoding probable CDP-diacylglycerol--inositol 3-phosphatidyltransferase 2 has protein sequence MAQPSSKKTPSVYLYIPNIIGYFRIIINFIAFAVCYSNRVLFAILYFFSFFCDGLDGWFARKFNQASTFGAVLDMVTDRVSTACLLALLSQFYRPGLVFLMLLGLDITSHWFQMYSSFLSGKTSHKDVKDTGNWLLKLYYGHRPFMAFCCVASEVLYIVLFLFADEKSTSLLNVCGNLLKQSPLTVFVFISTLVGWALKQVINVIQMKSAADACVVFDLKRGK, from the exons ATGGCACAACCTTCTTCTAAGAAGACGCCGTCAGTCTATCTTTACATCCCTAATATCATTG GATATTTTAGGATCATCATAAACTTCATTGCTTTTGCCGTATGTTATTCCAATAGGGTGCTCTTTGCTATCCTATACTTCTTCAG CTTTTTCTGCGATGGCTTGGATGGTTGGTTTGCACGAAAGTTTAACCAAG CATCAACATTTGGAGCTGTGCTGGACATGGTAACAGATAG GGTTAGCACTGCCTGTTTGTTGGCACTTCTCTCCCAGTTTTACAG ACCTGGCTTAGTTTTCTTGATGTTGCTTGGGTTGGATATTACAAGCCATTGGTTTCAAATGTACAG ttcGTTCCTATCAGGTAAGACTAGCCACAAGGATGTAAAAGACACAGGCAATTGGCTTCTGAAGTTATATTATGGACACCGACCATTCATGGCCTTCTGTTGTGTTGCTTCGGAG GTTCTGTACATAGTTCTTTTTCTGTTCGCCGATGAGAAGTCAACAAGCTTGCTTAAT GTGTGCGGAAACCTTCTGAAGCAAAGTCCTCTCACTGTCTTTGTTTTCATTTCAACTCTAGTTGGTTGGGCGTTGAAACAAGTGATCAATGTTATCCAG ATGAAATCAGCCGCAGACGCGTGCGTTGTGTTTGATTTGAAGCGCGGCAAGTGA
- the LOC4328141 gene encoding endoglucanase 4 precursor: MSRACLLLVVAAVCLAGREAAAFNYADALDKAILFFEAQRSGKLPPGQRVAWRADSGLSDGSADGVDLAGGYYDAGDNVKFGLPMAFTVTMLSWSVIEFGDMMPARRSSFLGGIFGGGGVAQLDNARAAVRWGADYLLKAATATPDTLYVQVADPYQDHRCWERPEDMDTPRSVYKVTPQSPGSDVAGETAAALAAASIVFRVSDPSYSAKLLDAAQLVFDFADKYRGSYSDSLSSVVCPFYCSHSYHDELLWAASWLHLASPEKKDVYLSYIGSNGHALGAEQDDFTFSWDDKRVATKVLLSKGFLQSRADGLQLYKAHTDNYICSLVPGANGFQSQYTPGGLLFKEGDSNMQYVTSTAFLLLTYAKYLSSSAATVSCGSTAVSPSTLISLAKKQVDYILGANPAGMSYMVGFGARYPRHVHHRGASMPSVRDHPARIGCDEGFRYLHSPEPDRNLLAGAVVGGPDAGDAFADGRDNYAQAEPSTYTNAPLVGALAFFAGAHKIFTP; this comes from the exons ATGTCCAGGGCTTGCttgctcctcgtcgtcgccgccgtctgcctcgccggccgcgaggcggcggcgttcAACTACGCCGACGCCCTCGACAAGGCCATCCTCTTCTTCGAGGCGCAGCGCTCCGGCAAGCTGCCGCCGGGGCAGCGCGTCGCGTGGCGCGCCGACTCCGGCCTCTCCGACGGCTCCGCCGACGGCgtggacctcgccggcggctaCTACGACGCCGGCGACAACGTCAAGTTCGGCCTGCCCATGGCGTTCACGGTGACCATGCTGTCGTGGAGCGTCATCGAGTTCGGCGACATGATGCCGGCGCGCCGCTCGTCGTTCCTCGGCGGcatcttcggcggcggcggcgtcgcgcagCTCGACAACGCCAGGGCCGCCGTGCGGTGGGGCGCCGACTACCTGctcaaggcggcgacggcgacgccggacACCCTGTACGTCCAGGTCGCCGACCCGTACCAGGACCACCGGTGCTGGGAGCGGCCGGAGGACATGGACACGCCGCGGAGCGTGTACAAGGTGACGCCCCAGAGCCCCGGCtccgacgtcgccggcgagaccgccgccgcgctcgccgccgcctccatcgtcTTCCGCGTCTCCGACCCCTCCTACTCCGCCAAGCTGCTCGACGCAGCTCAACTG GTGTTTGATTTCGCGGACAAATACAGGGGATCATACAGCGACTCGCTGAGCTCAGTGGTGTGTCCGTTCTACTGCTCCCACTCCTACCAT GATGAGCTGCTGTGGGCGGCGTCGTGGCTGCACCTGgcgtcgccggagaagaaggacGTGTACCTGTCGTACATCGGGTCGAACGGCCACGCACTGGGCGCCGAGCAGGACGACTTCACCTTCAGCTGGGACGACAAGCGCGTCGCCACCAAAGTGCTCCTCTCCAAG GGATTCTTGCAGAGCAGAGCGGACGGGCTGCAGCTGTACAAAGCGCACACTGACAACTACATCTGCTCCCTTGTCCCCGGAGCCAACGGCTTCCAGTCCCAGTACACGCCAG GGGGTCTCCTGTTCAAAGAAGGCGACAGCAACATGCAGTACGTGACATccaccgccttcctcctcctcacctaCGCCAAGTACCTCTcctccagcgccgccaccgtctcctGCGGCTCCACCGCCGTCTCCCCCTCCACCCTCATCTCCCTCGCCAAGAAACAG GTGGACTACATACTCGGGGCGAATCCGGCGGGGATGTCGTACATGGTGGGGTTCGGGGCGAGGTACCCGCGGCACGTGCACCACCGCGGCGCGTCCATGCCGTCGGTGCGCGACCACCCGGCGAGGATCGGCTGCGACGAGGGGTTCCGCTACCTGCACTCGCCGGAGCCGGACAGGAAcctgctcgccggcgccgtcgtcggcggccccgacgccggcgacgccttCGCCGACGGCCGCGACAACTACGCGCAGGCCGAGCCGTCCACCTACACCAACGCGCCGCTCGTCGGCGCGCTCGCCTTCTTCGCCGGAGCGCACAAGATCTTCACGCCATGA
- the LOC9269709 gene encoding pH-response regulator protein palI/RIM9, whose translation MMRKQYSFTLCLMLLLVAALLCTMNTISVEAGRSGYNSVNPDGRSGYNSVNPDGRSGYNSVNPDGRSGYNSVNPNGRGGYNSVNPNGRSGYNSVPRNGGGSP comes from the exons ATGATGAGGAAGCAATACTCTTTCACTCTTTGCCTGATGCTCCTGCTTGTGGCTGCTCTGCTTTGCACCATGAACACCATCTCCGTCGAAGCAG GAAGGAGCGGTTACAATTCAGTGAATCCCGATG GAAGGAGTGGGTACAATTCAGTGAATCCTGATG GAAGGAGCGGCTACAATTCAGTCAATCCCGATG GAAGGAGTGGTTACAATTCAGTCAATCCGAATG GGAGGGGTGGCTACAATTCGGTCAATCCCAATG GAAGGAGTGGCTACAATTCTGTCCCTAGAAACGGCGGTGGAAGCCCATAG